In bacterium, a single window of DNA contains:
- a CDS encoding AMP-binding protein — translation MFNLIPSSDMQSFRRLHNQSLEHREDFWQKQSKLITWDKPFTRVMDENFSTGSVAWFIEGKLNACSNALDIHIQNGGGKDIALTFIDCENTIRTYTYRELTDEVITLAAALQSNGLKSGDRAALYLPDIPETFFFILACARLGITYVPIPSRFTPEVVKDIIGDCAASLLVITLDAASESYISRAKSLAGMVNGIPVVSAGKTEFEGTISYEAFRSAGADTTAIPAVSVDSEHPLLILYANSATGIPRGSVFATGGFIVQAAASFASIFPDVTDKHGKRSMACCVNLASSAGQSYGLWGPFINGYRIFISADGENPSVDRLHRMLEENPCPALLTTPRTIVSLKHEHGDKPLSTERLFPLVAVCGDVLTPRLVKYAGNVLTDSAVNVINMWVQSESGAAIINTYPHGELNRAGALGLPFFGIRPQIVNHLGEISRTNESGQLMFSGSWPAMIRTIWGQHERFLELYFRRLRGYYNTNDGVRIDGDGFYWFMGRLDDVIKVRGQSLATSEIEAVLISHPLVAESAVVSVGDDEGENIIAFLVLERSAEADRDALISELSGYIERRIGEFAMPTRYIVTEELPRTRTGKIVRRILRRIASGNMSIDEDLSHVVNPHSVDRLISKQGL, via the coding sequence ATGTTTAATCTAATCCCCTCATCGGATATGCAAAGCTTTCGCAGGCTTCACAATCAAAGCCTCGAACACCGTGAAGACTTCTGGCAGAAACAGTCAAAACTGATTACATGGGATAAGCCTTTTACCCGTGTTATGGACGAAAACTTCTCGACAGGTTCTGTGGCATGGTTTATCGAGGGAAAACTCAATGCATGCTCGAATGCCCTCGACATCCATATTCAAAACGGCGGAGGTAAGGACATCGCCCTCACCTTCATCGATTGTGAAAACACAATAAGAACATATACCTACCGGGAACTGACGGATGAGGTTATTACTCTTGCCGCCGCTCTCCAGTCGAACGGGTTAAAGTCCGGAGACAGGGCGGCGCTCTATCTTCCCGATATTCCCGAAACATTCTTTTTCATACTGGCCTGCGCACGGCTGGGAATAACGTATGTTCCCATACCGAGCCGTTTCACTCCCGAGGTCGTCAAGGACATCATCGGCGACTGTGCTGCTTCACTCCTTGTAATTACACTCGATGCCGCCTCGGAATCATATATTTCCCGGGCAAAGTCGCTTGCCGGAATGGTAAACGGGATTCCTGTCGTGTCGGCAGGCAAAACGGAGTTCGAGGGTACTATATCGTATGAAGCTTTCCGGTCTGCCGGCGCCGATACAACCGCCATACCTGCGGTGAGTGTCGATTCTGAGCATCCCCTCCTGATCCTGTATGCCAACTCGGCAACGGGCATACCCCGCGGCTCGGTATTTGCCACCGGCGGATTCATAGTTCAGGCTGCGGCCTCGTTTGCTTCGATTTTCCCCGATGTCACCGATAAACACGGGAAAAGAAGCATGGCATGCTGCGTGAACCTTGCCTCTTCGGCCGGTCAGAGTTACGGATTATGGGGACCGTTCATCAACGGATACCGGATATTCATTTCCGCCGACGGCGAAAATCCCTCTGTTGACCGTTTACACCGAATGCTCGAAGAAAACCCATGTCCGGCGCTTCTTACAACACCCCGGACAATAGTATCTCTCAAACATGAACACGGGGATAAACCGCTGTCCACAGAGCGCCTTTTCCCGCTCGTCGCTGTTTGCGGTGACGTGCTCACCCCGCGGCTTGTCAAATATGCCGGAAATGTGCTCACCGACAGCGCAGTCAATGTAATCAACATGTGGGTTCAAAGTGAAAGCGGCGCCGCGATCATCAACACATATCCCCACGGCGAGCTGAATCGCGCGGGAGCTCTCGGCCTGCCGTTTTTCGGAATCAGACCGCAGATAGTCAACCATCTCGGTGAAATAAGCCGCACCAACGAAAGCGGCCAGCTCATGTTTTCCGGCTCCTGGCCCGCCATGATACGAACGATATGGGGGCAGCATGAACGGTTTCTCGAGCTCTATTTCCGTCGACTCCGGGGGTATTACAACACCAACGACGGTGTTCGTATCGACGGGGACGGCTTCTACTGGTTCATGGGCCGTCTCGACGATGTTATCAAGGTTCGCGGGCAGTCGCTCGCGACTTCGGAAATCGAAGCAGTGCTCATATCACATCCGCTCGTTGCCGAATCGGCCGTTGTCAGTGTCGGGGACGATGAAGGAGAAAATATCATCGCTTTCCTGGTCCTCGAACGCTCGGCGGAAGCCGACCGGGATGCTCTCATATCCGAGCTTTCCGGGTACATCGAGCGGCGAATCGGGGAATTTGCCATGCCGACCAGATACATTGTGACCGAGGAACTGCCCCGTACGCGGACAGGAAAGATAGTCCGCAGAATACTTCGCCGGATCGCATCGGGTAATATGAGCATCGACGAAGATTTGAGCCATGTTGTAAATCCCCATTCAGTCGACAGGTTAATCAGTAAACAAGGATTGTAA
- a CDS encoding butyrate kinase, with product MDQRKKIIEAISEIGKSRIGLSAYERQLESAGMTWLETIAPSVPADADEQGIYSLITDLSSVVESLLAVPSTPSVNIFLGNVLSLLVEQERRIPRSKRIMKRLLNAQTAKSAESDRKHLLVVESSIASTKTAYFEGIERLCESEHHLPLDAPDDLDTRVEAVIAWLKAQSIDITALDGIACRGGYVQPVPTGTYRVVPEMLLDLEQPRIDHPSNMSAAIAMRVAAMTGAKGPLLITTSDPVGSDEIETVERLTGFIKIKQDGSGAHYLNHKAVRRMLATILGINYKDVNAITVHLGNAMSIALHRTGKITSIIDSISGVPSTNRSGPLSLQRILEALRNDEVTLKELEAITLSRGGLLSLAGTNDFRTLDAFRHKGATRLQQKKIDLIFDFFAREITSAALKLTADGKPIDFIALTGGVARSEELSRRIQSNIAGRYPLILVPGSIELESLAAGWLRGVYEPETIRDYIEERDALREKRQDENRLIDTVIFERKIRYRKKDAPIVSLDDLIDATCMIVKENFSPTIGIVGANNEEAILAAKRANEEGSYRIAKFQLLGDFAEISQIAYDFDLMIDNDNYNIVDTENPIDDAIKMLESNQVQVLMKGSVKTESILRGVFHFLKDSGKLKPGELISHVFVMDIPVRNKLLLISDAAVNTYPDEEKRIKIIENTLKVASTLNIQKPKVAVVSAIESVNLSIESSIVAERIAGHFAGRNDCIVEGPLSFDVAMDQGIAMEKHYKGQIRGNADILIMPDIDAGNVLYKSLTTQSGATAAGVILCGNMPLVLTSRGDSARSKLSSISLAVKLFFDPKQSQR from the coding sequence GTGGATCAGCGAAAAAAAATCATAGAAGCAATATCCGAAATAGGCAAATCCCGTATCGGGCTGAGCGCATACGAGCGTCAGCTTGAATCGGCGGGCATGACATGGCTGGAAACAATCGCACCGTCCGTACCGGCCGATGCGGACGAGCAGGGGATTTATTCTCTGATCACCGATCTTTCCTCGGTTGTCGAATCGCTCCTCGCAGTTCCTTCAACTCCATCGGTGAACATATTCCTGGGGAATGTGCTGAGCCTTCTTGTGGAACAGGAGCGCCGCATTCCGCGATCGAAGAGAATCATGAAACGGCTCCTGAACGCCCAGACAGCGAAAAGCGCCGAATCGGACAGGAAACATCTCCTTGTTGTCGAATCTTCCATCGCCTCGACAAAAACCGCATATTTCGAGGGCATCGAAAGGCTGTGCGAGTCGGAACATCATCTTCCCCTCGATGCTCCCGATGATCTCGACACACGGGTGGAAGCCGTCATCGCATGGCTCAAAGCGCAATCGATAGATATAACCGCTCTCGACGGTATCGCATGCCGGGGCGGATACGTTCAGCCGGTACCCACCGGGACATACCGTGTCGTCCCCGAGATGCTCCTCGATCTCGAACAACCGCGAATCGATCATCCGAGCAACATGTCGGCGGCAATAGCGATGCGGGTGGCCGCCATGACCGGCGCAAAGGGTCCCCTGCTCATCACGACAAGCGACCCGGTCGGCTCGGACGAGATCGAAACCGTTGAACGGCTTACCGGTTTCATCAAGATCAAGCAGGACGGTTCGGGGGCGCACTACCTCAACCATAAAGCGGTCAGACGGATGCTCGCAACCATTCTCGGAATCAACTACAAAGATGTCAACGCGATTACCGTTCATCTCGGTAACGCCATGTCGATAGCGCTTCACCGTACCGGCAAGATTACATCGATCATCGATTCCATTTCGGGCGTGCCCTCGACCAACCGCAGCGGACCGCTGAGCCTTCAGCGTATTCTCGAAGCTCTCAGGAACGACGAGGTCACCTTAAAGGAGCTCGAGGCCATTACCCTGTCACGCGGGGGACTTTTATCCCTGGCGGGAACGAACGATTTCCGGACCCTCGATGCATTCCGTCACAAGGGCGCCACCCGTCTCCAGCAGAAAAAGATCGATCTCATCTTCGACTTTTTTGCCCGCGAGATAACATCGGCCGCCCTCAAGCTGACCGCGGACGGCAAACCGATCGATTTTATCGCCCTGACCGGCGGAGTTGCACGGTCGGAGGAACTGTCCCGGCGGATTCAGTCGAATATCGCGGGCCGGTATCCCCTCATTCTTGTCCCCGGTTCGATCGAACTCGAATCACTTGCCGCAGGGTGGCTGCGGGGAGTATATGAGCCGGAAACCATCAGGGATTATATCGAGGAACGTGATGCGCTGAGAGAAAAGCGCCAGGATGAGAACCGTCTTATCGATACGGTGATATTCGAGCGTAAAATCAGATACCGTAAGAAGGACGCGCCGATCGTATCCCTCGACGATCTTATCGATGCCACCTGCATGATAGTCAAGGAGAACTTTTCTCCCACCATCGGCATCGTGGGGGCAAACAACGAAGAAGCTATCCTTGCGGCCAAACGGGCCAACGAGGAAGGAAGCTACCGTATCGCAAAATTCCAGCTCCTTGGGGATTTTGCCGAAATCAGCCAGATCGCCTATGATTTCGATCTCATGATCGACAATGACAACTACAATATAGTCGATACCGAAAATCCCATCGATGACGCCATCAAGATGCTCGAAAGCAACCAGGTTCAGGTTCTCATGAAAGGCAGCGTCAAGACCGAGAGTATTCTGCGCGGTGTATTTCATTTTCTCAAAGACAGCGGCAAGCTCAAACCGGGAGAACTGATATCCCATGTTTTTGTCATGGATATCCCCGTACGAAACAAACTGCTTCTCATATCCGATGCTGCGGTCAATACCTATCCTGACGAAGAAAAAAGGATCAAGATCATAGAAAACACACTCAAAGTCGCCTCCACACTCAATATCCAGAAACCCAAGGTGGCAGTCGTGTCCGCCATCGAAAGCGTCAATCTCAGTATCGAGAGCTCCATTGTTGCCGAACGGATCGCCGGGCATTTTGCAGGCCGCAATGACTGTATTGTCGAAGGACCCCTCTCGTTCGATGTGGCCATGGATCAGGGCATCGCCATGGAAAAACACTACAAGGGACAGATACGGGGAAACGCCGATATACTCATCATGCCCGACATCGATGCCGGGAATGTGCTGTATAAATCGCTCACCACGCAGTCGGGTGCTACCGCCGCAGGAGTGATATTATGCGGAAATATGCCGCTCGTCCTCACATCACGCGGCGATTCTGCCCGGTCAAAGCTTTCATCAATCTCTCTCGCGGTAAAACTCTTTTTTGATCCGAAACAGAGTCAACGTTAA
- a CDS encoding GNAT family N-acetyltransferase: protein MEWKIPRLKTIYESRKCSIDMAFKKVRPGNRMFIGTGCAEPQFLVESLKNYPQYIADLEILHLVSLRPNPSYVDPKYRHMFRLNTFFIGRSVRDAVLRGDADYTPIFLSEIPKLVKNGRLHIDAALIQVTPPDIFGNCSLGVSVETVKAVVDHADFVIAQVNTQMPRTLGDSFVNVEQLDAIVEHDEPIIEYHSGEITEEEERIGFYVSRLVPHGSTIQAGIGTIPNAVLKHLMDKRNLGVHTEMFTDGLIELYEAGVITNTHKTFHPGKIITAFCLGSRRLYDIIDNNPTFEFHPTDYVSDPRNISRNDNMVAINSALEIDLTGQVCADSLGHRFFSGIGGQADFMRGAALARNGRPIIAITSTARNGTVSRIVPMLAPGAGVVTTRGDVHYVVTEYGIAYLHGKNIRERTLALINIAHPNFRQWLLDEAKKLNYLYQDQELPPEDGSLYPEHISWTLTTKDDREIKFRAIKPVDEDKIRDLFYDLREEDIYYRFMCALKTLPHSKAQALVILDYEEKFAIAGYIGEEPDEKFVGVARWLLDRATNMAEVAFTVHPEWQNTGMGGFMLSKLIEVAKEKKISGFTAEVLAGNRRMLNVFYRSGCNIHSKLEEGVYFLSFRFDDKE, encoded by the coding sequence ATGGAATGGAAAATACCGAGACTCAAAACGATTTATGAGAGCAGAAAATGTTCGATTGATATGGCATTCAAAAAAGTCAGGCCCGGCAACCGGATGTTTATCGGTACCGGATGCGCCGAACCGCAGTTTCTCGTTGAAAGCCTTAAAAACTATCCCCAGTATATCGCCGATCTGGAGATACTTCACCTCGTCTCTCTCAGACCCAATCCATCCTATGTCGATCCGAAATACCGTCACATGTTCCGTCTCAACACCTTCTTTATCGGTCGTTCTGTCCGCGACGCGGTCTTGCGCGGCGATGCCGATTACACTCCCATATTTCTTTCCGAGATTCCCAAGCTTGTCAAAAACGGCCGTCTTCATATCGATGCTGCGCTCATACAGGTAACGCCGCCCGATATTTTCGGAAACTGCTCGCTCGGCGTATCGGTCGAGACGGTGAAGGCAGTGGTGGATCATGCCGATTTTGTCATTGCCCAGGTTAATACGCAGATGCCGCGGACTCTCGGGGACAGCTTTGTGAATGTCGAGCAGCTCGATGCGATTGTCGAACACGACGAACCGATAATCGAATATCATTCCGGGGAGATCACCGAGGAGGAAGAACGTATCGGTTTTTATGTCTCGCGGCTCGTCCCGCACGGCTCCACGATACAGGCGGGCATCGGCACCATTCCGAACGCCGTACTGAAACATCTCATGGACAAGCGCAATCTTGGTGTTCATACCGAGATGTTCACGGATGGCCTTATCGAACTCTATGAAGCCGGAGTGATCACCAATACGCACAAGACGTTTCATCCCGGAAAGATTATCACAGCGTTCTGCCTCGGAAGCAGACGTCTCTACGATATAATCGACAACAACCCCACATTTGAATTCCATCCCACCGACTATGTTTCCGATCCCCGCAATATATCGCGAAACGACAACATGGTGGCAATAAATTCCGCTCTCGAAATCGATCTGACCGGACAGGTCTGCGCGGATTCGCTCGGCCACCGGTTCTTTTCGGGAATCGGGGGCCAGGCAGACTTCATGCGCGGCGCAGCGCTTGCCCGCAACGGCCGTCCCATCATTGCGATCACATCCACGGCGCGTAACGGGACGGTCTCACGTATCGTGCCCATGCTCGCTCCGGGAGCGGGAGTTGTAACCACGCGGGGGGATGTACATTATGTGGTGACCGAATACGGAATAGCGTATCTCCATGGTAAAAATATTCGCGAGCGCACCCTTGCACTCATCAACATAGCACATCCCAATTTCAGGCAGTGGCTTCTCGACGAGGCGAAAAAACTCAATTACCTCTATCAGGATCAGGAACTCCCGCCGGAGGATGGGAGTCTTTATCCCGAACATATATCGTGGACATTAACCACAAAAGACGACCGTGAGATAAAATTCCGCGCGATCAAACCCGTCGATGAGGATAAAATCCGCGATCTCTTTTACGATCTCCGTGAAGAGGACATCTATTACCGTTTCATGTGCGCGCTGAAAACACTTCCCCACAGCAAGGCGCAGGCTCTTGTCATTCTTGATTACGAAGAAAAATTCGCCATTGCAGGCTATATCGGGGAAGAGCCAGACGAAAAGTTTGTCGGTGTAGCCCGCTGGCTCCTTGACAGGGCAACGAACATGGCCGAAGTTGCCTTCACCGTTCATCCCGAATGGCAGAATACCGGAATGGGCGGGTTCATGCTCAGCAAACTCATCGAGGTCGCCAAAGAAAAGAAAATCAGCGGATTCACCGCCGAAGTACTTGCCGGCAACCGAAGAATGCTCAATGTGTTTTACCGGAGCGGATGCAATATCCACAGCAAACTCGAAGAAGGTGTTTACTTTCTTTCCTTCAGATTCGACGATAAGGAATAG
- a CDS encoding phosphoribosyltransferase domain-containing protein → MPDRIIQKEFITYQRYGEMAGELTEKLKGERFTKIYGPPRGGLPLAVHCAHHLDLPLVCTEEFISNMNKWLPSDRLLVVDDIIDNGKTISVLDHMLRIRKIAHFTAVLFYKPHAVFKPDLYLETTDKWIVFPWERPDEERSL, encoded by the coding sequence ATGCCTGACAGGATCATTCAAAAGGAATTCATCACCTATCAACGCTATGGTGAAATGGCCGGCGAGCTTACCGAAAAGCTCAAAGGCGAACGATTCACAAAGATATACGGCCCACCGCGGGGCGGACTCCCCCTTGCGGTACATTGCGCACATCATCTCGATCTGCCTCTCGTCTGCACGGAAGAATTCATCAGCAACATGAATAAATGGCTTCCTTCAGACAGGCTTCTCGTGGTCGATGATATTATCGATAACGGGAAAACCATCAGCGTCCTCGATCATATGCTCAGAATACGGAAGATTGCCCATTTTACCGCTGTGCTTTTTTATAAACCGCATGCGGTTTTCAAACCCGACCTGTACCTTGAGACAACGGATAAATGGATAGTTTTCCCCTGGGAGCGCCCTGACGAGGAACGGAGCCTGTAG
- a CDS encoding sugar phosphate isomerase/epimerase — MPHPLTRRQVLAAGAVSSGLLMSSGCAQTPEKTVKQETPQKAFWNPGPDKNLVRDLTPGSTPVRLAGYLAYPEKGSITEAVKQLRASGHAGAIASVDPWYSAKDSEIKELKSALKEYDVVIFEVGGYRNMLHPDESIRQEYLKHLARCIETADKVGCQMVGTITGSRSPIGVEFVDNYNVHPDNWTQETWDFTIKSIKQILNDTAGMKAALGMEAQVTTNLDGPKAHRRLMDEIGSERVKTNLDPTNMIHLYNYYHTTELINECFDLLGEDIFGCHAKDTYIFPHTQTVHVQEVCPGRGVLDYETYLVRLSRMKWPRSLLPEHIPGDQFAEAEAYIRKVAEKVGVTILG; from the coding sequence ATGCCCCACCCACTGACAAGACGGCAGGTTCTGGCCGCGGGAGCGGTATCATCGGGTCTGCTCATGTCATCAGGCTGTGCTCAAACACCCGAAAAAACAGTAAAACAGGAAACACCCCAAAAGGCTTTCTGGAACCCGGGACCCGACAAAAATCTTGTCCGGGACCTCACACCCGGCTCGACCCCGGTGCGCCTTGCGGGTTATCTCGCTTATCCCGAAAAGGGGAGCATCACCGAGGCGGTGAAACAGCTTCGCGCGAGCGGTCATGCCGGAGCGATAGCAAGCGTCGATCCTTGGTACTCGGCCAAGGACTCCGAGATAAAGGAACTCAAAAGCGCTCTCAAAGAGTACGATGTGGTGATCTTCGAGGTCGGCGGCTACCGGAACATGCTCCATCCCGATGAATCGATCCGTCAGGAATACCTCAAGCATCTCGCCCGGTGTATCGAGACTGCGGATAAAGTCGGGTGTCAAATGGTCGGCACCATCACCGGCAGCCGCAGCCCCATCGGCGTCGAATTCGTCGACAACTACAATGTCCATCCCGACAACTGGACACAGGAAACATGGGATTTCACCATCAAGAGCATAAAACAGATACTGAACGACACCGCAGGCATGAAAGCGGCGCTCGGAATGGAAGCGCAGGTAACCACCAATCTCGACGGGCCCAAAGCGCACCGCCGTCTCATGGATGAAATCGGCAGCGAACGTGTGAAGACGAATCTCGATCCCACGAATATGATCCACCTCTACAACTACTATCATACCACCGAGCTCATCAACGAGTGTTTCGACCTGCTCGGGGAGGACATTTTCGGGTGTCATGCCAAGGACACATACATCTTTCCCCATACGCAGACCGTGCATGTTCAGGAAGTCTGCCCCGGACGCGGCGTGCTCGATTACGAGACATACCTCGTCCGTCTGAGCCGTATGAAATGGCCGCGGTCGCTCCTCCCGGAACATATCCCGGGCGACCAGTTCGCCGAGGCGGAGGCGTACATCAGAAAGGTCGCCGAGAAGGTGGGTGTCACTATTTTAGGGTAA
- a CDS encoding pyridoxal phosphate-dependent aminotransferase, with translation MKALNHLTSAMPSSGIRKIMALSEDVEGCIHLEVGQPDFRTPEHILDAVAQAAHDGFTKYTNSAGIMELREAIARKVTEKNGFRISPRNVVVSPGAVCSMFTTLLALAEAGDEVLLPDPGWPNYSMQMACIGSEAVYYPLDKARGFQINFDVLEDLVTPKTKVLVINNPGNPTGAVFPREAVEKAVAFARKHDLYLVSDEIYEDIVFEGTHTSAGLFDTEGRVVSVFGFSKSYAAMGLRVGYAVCEEKLAQLLTKLQEPVVSCASAISQKGCVAALKGSQDSVKKMARAYRERRDAVVDILKKHDLYLYTPNGAFYILVDISRTGMNSMDFAVELLNEKKVAIAPGETFGKTVPGFIRVSFAIDIEKLKEGMEILCKSINKKKLSYSV, from the coding sequence ATGAAAGCATTGAATCATTTGACAAGCGCCATGCCATCATCCGGTATCCGTAAAATAATGGCTCTCAGCGAAGATGTTGAGGGATGTATTCACCTCGAAGTGGGACAACCTGATTTCAGAACCCCCGAACATATCCTCGATGCGGTTGCACAGGCCGCTCATGACGGTTTTACCAAATACACGAACAGCGCGGGAATCATGGAGCTCCGTGAGGCGATTGCGCGGAAGGTCACGGAAAAAAACGGCTTCAGGATAAGCCCGCGGAATGTGGTGGTATCACCGGGCGCCGTCTGCAGCATGTTCACAACGCTTCTTGCTCTTGCCGAAGCCGGGGACGAGGTGCTTCTTCCCGATCCGGGGTGGCCCAATTATTCCATGCAGATGGCTTGTATCGGATCGGAAGCGGTCTACTATCCGCTCGACAAGGCCCGCGGTTTCCAGATAAATTTTGATGTTCTGGAAGACCTCGTGACACCGAAAACCAAGGTTCTCGTGATCAATAATCCCGGCAATCCGACCGGCGCGGTTTTTCCGCGGGAGGCTGTCGAAAAGGCCGTCGCTTTCGCGCGGAAGCATGACCTGTATCTCGTATCCGATGAAATATACGAAGATATCGTATTCGAGGGCACCCACACCTCGGCGGGTCTCTTCGATACCGAAGGCCGTGTCGTATCCGTGTTCGGTTTTTCAAAAAGCTATGCGGCCATGGGGCTCAGGGTCGGTTATGCGGTCTGCGAGGAAAAACTCGCCCAGCTTCTCACCAAACTCCAGGAACCGGTGGTTTCATGCGCGAGCGCGATTTCCCAGAAGGGCTGTGTCGCTGCGCTTAAGGGTTCGCAGGACTCGGTAAAAAAAATGGCCCGGGCTTACCGGGAGCGGCGCGATGCGGTCGTTGATATTCTCAAAAAGCATGATCTTTATCTCTATACCCCGAACGGCGCTTTCTACATTCTTGTCGACATTTCCCGGACGGGAATGAACTCGATGGATTTTGCGGTTGAACTGCTCAATGAAAAGAAAGTTGCCATCGCTCCGGGCGAAACCTTCGGCAAAACCGTTCCCGGGTTTATCCGTGTTTCGTTTGCCATCGATATCGAAAAGCTGAAAGAGGGTATGGAAATCCTGTGCAAGTCTATCAATAAAAAGAAGCTGTCGTACAGCGTTTGA
- the ccsB gene encoding c-type cytochrome biogenesis protein CcsB, producing MSGTMDVNLFYGAFICYCFSMLIYFFTFWKKTGTAVTVGRGLLILGFTVQVIGLVIRSVNARFMPVTNMYESLNFFSCAIVLAYLIVEYRYKSRAFGVFILPVVFLLMAFSSLPTTPKEIVPLIPALQSQWLVWHVVLSFIGEAAFAAAFGASIMYVIRSRAKEGSFVARTFPDLAMLDMVSYRAIAVGFPIFTIGALIFGAVWAKYAWGDYWGWDPKETWALITWIVYALYLHARILYGWKGKAAAWISIIGFIATLFTLFGVNYLLSGLHSYA from the coding sequence ATGAGCGGGACGATGGATGTCAATCTCTTCTATGGCGCGTTTATATGTTATTGTTTTTCGATGCTTATTTACTTTTTTACCTTTTGGAAAAAGACAGGGACCGCGGTCACGGTCGGGAGGGGTTTGCTGATCCTCGGTTTCACCGTTCAGGTGATCGGGCTCGTTATCAGGTCTGTCAATGCCCGGTTTATGCCGGTCACCAATATGTATGAATCGCTCAACTTCTTCTCCTGCGCTATTGTTCTCGCTTATCTGATCGTGGAATACCGTTATAAGAGCCGCGCATTCGGTGTTTTCATTCTTCCGGTGGTGTTTCTGCTCATGGCGTTTTCATCCCTTCCCACGACACCCAAGGAGATTGTTCCGCTCATTCCTGCCCTCCAGAGCCAGTGGCTCGTCTGGCATGTGGTTCTTTCGTTCATAGGCGAGGCAGCCTTTGCGGCGGCGTTCGGTGCAAGCATCATGTACGTCATCCGTTCCCGCGCGAAAGAAGGCTCCTTCGTCGCGCGAACTTTCCCCGACCTCGCGATGCTCGATATGGTCAGCTACCGGGCTATCGCCGTCGGGTTTCCCATATTCACCATCGGGGCTCTCATCTTCGGGGCTGTCTGGGCAAAATATGCATGGGGGGATTACTGGGGATGGGACCCCAAGGAAACATGGGCGCTCATCACATGGATCGTATACGCCCTCTATCTCCATGCCCGTATTCTGTACGGCTGGAAAGGGAAAGCGGCCGCATGGATTTCCATCATCGGGTTCATCGCCACGTTGTTCACGCTGTTCGGGGTCAATTATCTCCTTTCGGGACTCCATTCCTATGCATGA